A segment of the Candidatus Protochlamydia naegleriophila genome:
ATGCTTTACGCTCCTACCTATTTTGGAGGAGTCACTCCCGGAAAAGGAGGGGGCGAGATTTTGGGGCTTCCCATTTTTGATACGGTTTGGGAGGCTAAACAGGCAACCCAGTGCAATGCTTCCCTTATTTTTGTGCCTCCTCCATTTGCTAAAGATGCTATTTTAGAGGCGGAAGAGGCCGGCATAGAGCTCATTGTCTGCATTACAGAAGGGATTCCCATCCGCGATATGCTCAAAGTAAGCCAGATCATGCGAGCAAGCAAGACAAGCCGCCTCGTTGGTCCCAACTGTCCTGGAGTAATCACTCCTGGAGAGTGCAAAATGGGCATAATGCCTGGCTATATTCATCGAAAAGGGGACATTGGCATCGTTTCACGCTCAGGTACGCTTACATATGAAGCTGTTTGGCAGACCACGTCGCTTGGGCTTGGCCAATCGACTTGCGTCGGAATTGGAGGAGACCCTCTCAATGGAACAAACTTTATTGATATTCTCTATCTGTTTGAAAAAGACCCAGAAACTAAAGCTATTTTATTGATCGGGGAAATCGGCGGAAGTGCAGAAGAAGAAGCGGCAGAATGGATCAAACAGCACAGCACAAAGCCTGTTGCTGCATTTATAGCAGGGCAGACAGCGCCATCTGGTAGGCGTATGGGGCATGCAGGGGCCATTGTTTCTGGCAACCAAGGGACAGCTTCTAGCAAGATTTCTGCCCTAAAAGATGCTGGAGTTGTTGTAGCTGATACTCCGGCCGAGATGGGGCTTGCCATTCAAAAAGCTTTACAACTATGTGACTTGACATGATTTCCATTCCAGGGCGTATACCCATCCACATTTTTCCATTTTTCTGGGTCTTGATTGCGATGATTGGATGGCTTAATAGCCAATCATTACTCGGCACAAGCATCTGGTCAGTTGTCATTTTGATTTCGGTACTCATTCATGAGTATGGGCATGCCTTAACAGCCTTGGCCTTTGGGCAAGAGTCTGAAATTAATTTAGTGGGCCTCGGAGGAGTTACTAAAAGGCGCGGAAAGACGCTTGCGAAATGGCAAGAATTTTTGGTCGTCTTGAACGGCCCGCTAGCTGGTTTGGGGTTGTTTTTTTTAACCTACTGGCTCTTCCCGCATGTAGTAAAAGAGAAAATGCCTCTTTTACGATATGCTATGGAAGTTGCCATCAACGTCAATTTATTCTGGACTCTTCTAAATCTTTTGCCAGTCCTTCCATTGGACGGCGGGCATCTCTTGCGTATTTTGCTGGAAGGCATATTTGGATTCAACGGTTTAAAAATCGCCTTTATTTTAAGCATTGTCTTAGCCTGTTTGCTTAGCCTTTACTTTTTTATTTCTCAGCAATTTTTTGTGGGAGCTCTATTTTTAATGATGGGTTTCGAAAGCTATCGCTCCTGGACAGAGATTAGTAAGATGACTCCACATGATAACGACAGCCATTTGCAAACGTTGCTGAAAGAGGCTATAGAAGAGTTAAGAGTTGGTCGGCAAAACGACGCGCTGGCAAAATTTATTACGATAAGAGAACAGGTCAGTAAAGGGGTCATTTACTTGACGGCTACACAATATATGGCGCGTATTCTTGCCGAACAAGGACACTACAAGCAAGCATATGAATGGCTCATGTCCATTAAAAGGCATCTTTCAACCGATTATTTAGAAATGCTTCAACAGCTAGCTTTTCGATTGCAAGAGTGGGAAATAGCAACTGAAATTGGTAACGAAATTTATCAGCAAGATCAATCAAGCGATATCGCCCTTATCAATGCCCTATCTTATGCAATCATGGGACAGGCAAGGCCAGCTGTTGGTTGGCTGCGTTGCGCCGTCCAGTCGGGATTGACTAATCTTGCTTCGATTGTTCGCAAACGAGAGTTCGATGCGATTCGCCATACGCCTGAATTTGAAGCGTGGCTAAAAAGTCAGCAGCTATAACGTTAAATCCCCCGATTGTGTGTGTAAAATCCGCGGCCGCGGAATGCACAATCAGGGGTAACAATGCTGCAAAGTGGAAAGTCTGCTCGCGGCACGATCTTAAGATTGGGCAGAACTTGCTGCTACCTCTTCCAAGTCGAATGATTGAATGAACTGCTGTAAATCCGCTTCATTAAATTGATTTTTAGATGACAGATAGAAAAGGGTGTATAGGGTATGTTCTTTAACTGTTGCAATTCCCTTTAAAATTCTTGTGCCGTGCCGGTCCTGATAAGAAAATTGAAATGATAAGGCGGGCTTGCCTTTGAATTTATTATTACTGGAAGAAAACGTCTGGTTGCGGCGAAAGAGTTGTGGAGAATAAAACAGGCGGGGAACGAGATGCGTCTCGAACGTCTGCTTGAACGCTGCTTCTTCCAGAATGTGTTCGTTGACAGACGGAAGGGCAAGAGCACTTAAAAGAAAGACGCCTGTTTTTGTGGAACTTGAAAAAAGATGTAAGTGGCCTTGCGCGGGAGTATTTTTAAAAGGGATGTCGAATGTCATTTCGATGGCTTTATGAGGAAATGAGGCTTTCATGTGGTCGACAGGGTCAAGCGTTGTCACCCAATGCCTTGAAGATGGGGTATCGGCTGCTTCTACCATGGAAACTCCTAATAAATAAGTGGCTAAGGTTAATAGTCCAACTATTTGCTTTCCTAATCTAATCATAGCAAACCTCACATTAAACGTTTAAAGAAGTTTAAATCAATGCCTAAGAGTTGAGAAGCAGCATCTTAAAATTTTAATGGGAAGATTGCAAACTCAAATAAATTGTTTATTGCTAATAATCAGTTGGTTGTGAATGGGGGTTTTAGGAGAGGAAAAAAACATTAATTACTTTTTAAATACAAAGAATTTTTATTGCTCTTGGGGAGATGAACGACTATACTCGCTTTCTCTGGAGATGATAGAATAAAGAAAAGTGTAAGTGATTAAGCCTTAGGTGTGATTGGTTGATGAAATGGGCGTGGCTGCTGAAACAACGAAACCCGAATGATGAGTTCTAAGATAGCATTAAGAGACTTGTCATCGCATTGCATAGCGATATACTCATGACTGTTTTTGATTTTTTTCTTTTGGATGGTCCTTGTTCGAGGCGTTTTTTTCATGCATTTTTTTTGTTGGGTTTATTGGCCGTATTCTTAACGGGCTGTGAAACCAAGTTTGATTTGCCTGATACTCCCAGTCCGGTTCCTGAGTGCAGTCCTCCTTCTGAGGTGCGTTTAGCGCTTGTTTTGGGTGGCGGAGGTGCTCGTGGGATGGCTCATGTTGGTGTTTTAGAGGAGTTTGAGCGGGCACAGATTCCAATAGATGTCATTATCGGTTGCAGTGCTGGAAGCATTGTGGGCGCGCTATATGCCGATTATCCTCGGGCATGTTATGTGAAGCAACTACTTAAGCCGTTAAGGAAATGGGATATCTTAGATATTAATGTATGGTGCTGTCGTTATGGCTTTGTGCAAGGAGGATCGCTTAGAAAATTTCTCAGAAGGAATTTAAAAACACGTTGTTTTGAACAGTTAAGCATTCCGCTGTGTGTTGTAGCAACCGATTTATTGGAAGGGGAATTGATCTGCTTAAATTCTGGCCCCATTATCCCTGCAGTTCATGCCTCTGCGGCCGTTCCTTTTGTTTTTACCCCTGTTTTATTGCATGACCGCCTCCTTGTAGATGGAGGTGTGGCCGATCCTGTTCCTGTTTGCATAGCTAAGAAAATGAATGCTCAAGTTGTTGTGGCAGTAGATCTGAGTGAATTGCTTCCTAAGACTTGTCCAACAAATTTGTTTGGCGTGGCGACTCGTTCGGCAGAAATTAAATTTCTGTTGCAAAGCGAGAGCTGTGTAGAGGGGGCTGATGTGATCATTCGTCCGGAAATGGGGGATATTGGCTTATTTGATGATCGTAACCATGAACTTGTTTATGAAGCCGGCTGCAAGGCCGCGAGGGAAGCAATTCCGCAAATTCTAGATCTTTTATCTCAAAAAGGGCTTTGGCAGGCCCCTTGTAGTGAGTCTTGTGTGATTAATGGGTTCTAGCTGAGGTGTGATGCAAGAGCGTAAGGATTTGATCTTTCCCTTGAGTTTCTTTTTTGCCTTCAAATAATCCCCATTTTTTCAGTCACTCTCTGCGCTAATAGAGGTAAAGATAAGTTTCATGTGTGGTTACAATTAAGCAATATATAATTTGTCGTTTAGATCTCCTAAAGCCATCCAAGAAATGCTTCCATTTGGAATCTCTTCGAAATATACATCGAGATCATGAGAGGGTAGTTGTTTTACGAATCTGGATCAGACTCGCTATTCGTAAATAGGATTGGATAAAGCTGGCTCTTCCGGTTTATTTCTAGTGGCCCGCCGCTCTTCGCTTAGCAGCTCATAACGGCGGTCCATGTCTGAATTTTTTAGATGCCTACTCTGAGCGCAAAGAGACAAACAAGTAGGTATTGCCCTGTTTGATTTGTAAGAGAATGGGGCGGTTCTGAGGAGTCATTTGCAAAGCATTATTGTACTGCTCAATGCTTTCAACCTTTTGACGGTTGACAGCCATGATTAGAGCGCCTTTTTTCAAACCGGCAAAATTTGCAGCAGAATTCGGATTAACTTTTGTAATCACAACACCTTTTTCTTCGCCGTAGCCCAAATTTTGCGCAATTTCGGGGGTTAAGTTGCCCACCTCAATACCTAACTGGCTCTTTTGAGTGTCTCTAACGATTGTTTTTTCTTCGGAAAAGTCACCAATTTCTAGCGGCAGCTGAATGTTCTTCTCCTTGCGCAAAATAGTTAGAGTAACGCGTGTTCCAGGCTTCATGCGGTAAATGGCATTGCGTAAATTGGCCGCATTTGCGACAGGTTGATCATCGATTTTCAAAATGATGTCTTCGACTTGGATGCCAGCCTTTTCGGCAGGTGAATTTTTTACAATGTTGGCCACAAGCGCACCTTCAATCTTGTTCAATCCAAAGGCCTGCGCTAAATTGTAATCAATTGATTGCAAGGAGACGCCTAAAAAGCCGCGAGACACTTTGCCGTCGGCCAGAATTTCATCCATTACGTGTTTGGCCATGTTGCTTGGGATTGAGAAGCCGATTCCCATGTAACCTGAAGAGGTATTTGTTGCAATGGCAGTATTGATGCCAATGACTTCTCCGTCTAATGTGAGAAGAGGGCCGCCAGAATTGCCTCGGTTGATCGAAGCATCGGTTTGGATAAAGTCTTCATAGCGCACAATGTCTAAGTTATTCCGGCTTTTAGCACTGACGACGCCGACTGTTAGAGTGGCTTGTAAGCCGAATGGATTGCCGATTGCAGCCACCCACTGCCCAACTTCTAAGTCATCTGAATTGCCCAAGGATAGATGGGGCAAATTGCTGGCATCGATTTTAATCAGAGCTAAGTCACTATTGGTATCTTCTCCCAGTACCTTAGCCGAGAATTCTCTGCCATCAGTCAGCTGAACTGAGATGCTTGTCATATCATGGACGACGTGGCTATTGGTTAGAATATAACCATCTGGGCTTACAATGACTCCCGATGCTTGCCCAGAAAAGGGCTGAGAACGGGAATCGCGTTTGGGTAGTCCGAAAAAGCCCCACAGATCTTCTCCTCCAAAAAAATCAAAGTAGTTTTCGGATTGACTATCTCCACCGTATAATTGTGGCCTTTTTTTACTTTGAACTTTGATCGAAACGACAGCGGGAATAGCTTTTTTGGCTACGCCTCTAAAATCAGCCACGGTTTCTTTATTGGAAAGGCGTTTGATATCTTCTGTACGATTGCCATTTAGCTCCTGTGTTTGATTGCGATCGCTTGCCATAAATGAAGAGGCTACAAAAGCGACACCTGAGCAAAGAATAGCTAATTTGAAAAATAATGAAGTTCGATCTGTCATTGTTCTTCTCCTTGTTTGACGTGAATTCCACTTTTTTACTCGTTTTTTTCTCGATTTGTCAAGCCGAACCTCTATCGAAGAAAAAGGGTAAAGAGCTTGACAATCCTAACAGGCCAGCCACTACCTTAGGACCGGATTAGCAAAAGCAGAGTCGCTAAACTTTTATAATTAAGTGCATTGATGCAATCTTTATAAATCTTTTAAATAAATTTTAATGAATTGTTTTAGATTATTAGTAACAAATAAAAAACAAGGAGACCAGATGAGCTACCCCTATAATGTTACACAGTATCCAACGCTTTATCCTAATCTATACACGCCTTCGGCACCTTTTCAAGAAATGCCTTTAGAAATGCCTCAGACAACTTACCCGATTCCAACATACTCACAAACTTACCAGACTGGCTTTAACCCTTATATGCCACAGACTGTAAGACCTGTTCTAACGCAAGCCATGAATACAGCAACCAACCAGTTATTGGCTAAAGCACAAGAAGCTGCTTCTTCTGTCTTGCCTGTCAATGAGCCCTTGCATTTTCAACAAGCTCAAGCCCAACCTCGTGACAATAACGTGGTAGCCGCTCCCCTTTACGTCGATTTATCTCGCAGAGAATACAATGTCTTTTCTAGCCGCAGCGACAATCACT
Coding sequences within it:
- a CDS encoding DegQ family serine endoprotease; protein product: MTDRTSLFFKLAILCSGVAFVASSFMASDRNQTQELNGNRTEDIKRLSNKETVADFRGVAKKAIPAVVSIKVQSKKRPQLYGGDSQSENYFDFFGGEDLWGFFGLPKRDSRSQPFSGQASGVIVSPDGYILTNSHVVHDMTSISVQLTDGREFSAKVLGEDTNSDLALIKIDASNLPHLSLGNSDDLEVGQWVAAIGNPFGLQATLTVGVVSAKSRNNLDIVRYEDFIQTDASINRGNSGGPLLTLDGEVIGINTAIATNTSSGYMGIGFSIPSNMAKHVMDEILADGKVSRGFLGVSLQSIDYNLAQAFGLNKIEGALVANIVKNSPAEKAGIQVEDIILKIDDQPVANAANLRNAIYRMKPGTRVTLTILRKEKNIQLPLEIGDFSEEKTIVRDTQKSQLGIEVGNLTPEIAQNLGYGEEKGVVITKVNPNSAANFAGLKKGALIMAVNRQKVESIEQYNNALQMTPQNRPILLQIKQGNTYLFVSLRSE
- a CDS encoding patatin-like phospholipase family protein, producing MTVFDFFLLDGPCSRRFFHAFFLLGLLAVFLTGCETKFDLPDTPSPVPECSPPSEVRLALVLGGGGARGMAHVGVLEEFERAQIPIDVIIGCSAGSIVGALYADYPRACYVKQLLKPLRKWDILDINVWCCRYGFVQGGSLRKFLRRNLKTRCFEQLSIPLCVVATDLLEGELICLNSGPIIPAVHASAAVPFVFTPVLLHDRLLVDGGVADPVPVCIAKKMNAQVVVAVDLSELLPKTCPTNLFGVATRSAEIKFLLQSESCVEGADVIIRPEMGDIGLFDDRNHELVYEAGCKAAREAIPQILDLLSQKGLWQAPCSESCVINGF
- the sucD gene encoding succinate--CoA ligase subunit alpha, which encodes MAILVNQHTRIITQGITGKAGRFHTEQGMLYAPTYFGGVTPGKGGGEILGLPIFDTVWEAKQATQCNASLIFVPPPFAKDAILEAEEAGIELIVCITEGIPIRDMLKVSQIMRASKTSRLVGPNCPGVITPGECKMGIMPGYIHRKGDIGIVSRSGTLTYEAVWQTTSLGLGQSTCVGIGGDPLNGTNFIDILYLFEKDPETKAILLIGEIGGSAEEEAAEWIKQHSTKPVAAFIAGQTAPSGRRMGHAGAIVSGNQGTASSKISALKDAGVVVADTPAEMGLAIQKALQLCDLT
- a CDS encoding M50 family metallopeptidase; protein product: MISIPGRIPIHIFPFFWVLIAMIGWLNSQSLLGTSIWSVVILISVLIHEYGHALTALAFGQESEINLVGLGGVTKRRGKTLAKWQEFLVVLNGPLAGLGLFFLTYWLFPHVVKEKMPLLRYAMEVAINVNLFWTLLNLLPVLPLDGGHLLRILLEGIFGFNGLKIAFILSIVLACLLSLYFFISQQFFVGALFLMMGFESYRSWTEISKMTPHDNDSHLQTLLKEAIEELRVGRQNDALAKFITIREQVSKGVIYLTATQYMARILAEQGHYKQAYEWLMSIKRHLSTDYLEMLQQLAFRLQEWEIATEIGNEIYQQDQSSDIALINALSYAIMGQARPAVGWLRCAVQSGLTNLASIVRKREFDAIRHTPEFEAWLKSQQL